Proteins encoded within one genomic window of Lactococcus garvieae:
- a CDS encoding 2-hydroxyacyl-CoA dehydratase, giving the protein MKSYKAGIDVGSTTVKLVVFDDNYQLIFSRYERHFSDVKSATIKVLKELMEEQGELSLTIAITGSGGMGLADVIDVPFIQEVIASSITIEKFIPETDVMIELGGEDAKMTFFDAGTQELRMNGTCAGGTGAFIDQMAALLKVDAAGVNTLAKSYEKIYPIASRCGVFAKTDVQPLLNEGVCKEDIAASIFQAVVNQTIAGLALGRKITGKIAFLGGPLYFMSELRKRFIETLDIAEEDIIFPENSQLFVAMGAALAEETKTSTITQLIANLENDSSDSLIPQDTMDRLFESEQELADFRARHAKAKASYKELAEHKGAAFLGIDAGSTTTKIVLIDEAGHILFDHYGSNNGEPLESVIDVLKGLYRSLPADVYIAKSTVTGYGEHLIKAGLHVDYGEVETMAHYKAADYFNPGVDFILDIGGQDMKAMRITDGALSSISLNEACSSGCGSFIETFAHSLKYDVRDFAEIALLAKHPVNLGSRCTVFMNSKVKQVQKEGATVGDISAGLSYSVIKNALYKVIKVKRPEELGNKIVVQGGTFYNEAVLRAFEKISEREVVRPSIAGLMGAYGCALISMENEKVSQASNILGLEDLETFSTQKEFMVCGLCENKCKMTLTVFNDGSKFVTGNRCERGAEKATQVKIDKRDKKVNLVDYKYKKLFKYRSLTKKKQTQGEIGIPRVLNMYENYPLWHTMLTDLGFRVVLSPKSDKDLFEKGIETIPSDTVCYPAKLSHGHIMDLIQKDIPAIFYPSVLYEQKEQANAENNYNCPIVQSYPEVIRNNIDEIRDGKVKYLHPFINLADPTGVAENVHKALVAQGYTLELTEVQAAVLHGFEEMESFKQDIRDKAEDLLMQINLNKEKAIVLSGRPYHLDPEINHGIAEIITQEGFHVLTEDSIAHLEEVAGLRVVNQWVYHSRLYAAAQVVCKNKNLEMVQLNSFGCGLDAVTTDQVEEIMRNHNKLYTVLKIDEGSNMGAVRIRLRSLKAAVAERSRHGIEENTEIQEIVETHPVFTKEMAKKHTLLMPMLSPIHQEGLLDNAFAASGYNVVVLPETQTSVNNGLKFVNNDSCYPAIITIGQLIEALQSGKYDVNNTSVMMTQTGGGCRATNYIPLLRKALIDAGFPQVPVVSLSMGNQGTEKGFKFTVPLLTRFMIAVLYGDLFERVVYRTRPYEAEAGSVEALHAKWLKKARHNVKSASIFEFNKNIKQIVKDFDNIELLDIKKPRVGVVGEILVKYSKTANNDIVSIIEEEGGEAVVLDLIGFMNYSLYNQIWKTEEIGFAKKNKLIAKTFISIINMLEKPMDKALRASQRFDGIESIYEIAAHTEDIVSVGNHTGEGWFLTGEMIELLKKEVMNIVCLQPFGCLPNHIVGKGMLKELRRQYPGANISPIDYDPGVSAVNQLNRIRLMMTTAKKAIKEEAMV; this is encoded by the coding sequence ATGAAAAGTTATAAGGCTGGGATTGACGTAGGTTCCACCACAGTAAAACTCGTTGTTTTTGATGACAACTATCAATTAATATTTAGCCGTTATGAGCGTCATTTCTCAGATGTGAAGTCAGCCACAATAAAAGTATTAAAAGAGCTTATGGAAGAACAAGGTGAGCTGTCTCTCACTATCGCAATAACTGGCTCTGGCGGCATGGGATTGGCCGATGTTATTGATGTTCCCTTTATTCAAGAGGTGATTGCAAGCTCGATTACTATTGAAAAATTTATACCTGAAACAGATGTAATGATTGAACTTGGTGGTGAAGATGCCAAGATGACTTTCTTTGATGCTGGAACCCAAGAGCTCCGCATGAATGGAACATGTGCTGGAGGCACAGGAGCTTTTATCGATCAGATGGCAGCTTTACTCAAAGTAGATGCTGCAGGTGTTAATACACTGGCTAAAAGCTATGAAAAAATCTATCCTATCGCTAGTCGTTGTGGTGTTTTTGCTAAAACAGATGTCCAACCTCTTCTGAATGAAGGTGTTTGCAAGGAAGATATAGCGGCTTCCATTTTTCAGGCTGTAGTCAACCAAACAATTGCGGGTTTAGCTTTGGGACGTAAAATAACAGGGAAAATCGCTTTTCTAGGTGGTCCTCTTTACTTTATGAGCGAATTGCGCAAACGATTTATTGAGACACTTGATATTGCCGAAGAGGACATTATTTTCCCTGAAAACTCTCAGTTGTTTGTGGCTATGGGTGCGGCGCTTGCTGAAGAAACTAAAACCAGTACGATAACACAGCTGATTGCTAACTTAGAAAATGATAGCAGTGATAGTCTTATCCCGCAGGATACTATGGATCGTCTTTTTGAAAGTGAGCAGGAGCTAGCTGATTTTCGAGCACGTCATGCCAAGGCAAAAGCAAGTTATAAAGAACTTGCTGAACATAAAGGTGCAGCATTTTTAGGAATAGATGCAGGATCAACAACGACAAAAATTGTCTTGATTGATGAAGCAGGACATATCCTTTTTGATCATTACGGTTCCAATAATGGAGAGCCCTTAGAGTCGGTTATTGACGTACTTAAAGGCCTGTATCGGTCACTTCCTGCAGATGTTTATATAGCTAAATCAACAGTCACAGGTTATGGCGAACATCTGATAAAAGCTGGACTTCATGTGGATTATGGTGAAGTCGAAACGATGGCTCACTATAAAGCAGCAGATTACTTTAACCCAGGGGTCGACTTTATTTTAGATATTGGCGGCCAAGATATGAAAGCCATGCGTATCACTGACGGTGCTCTGAGCTCTATTTCCTTGAATGAAGCTTGTTCATCAGGATGTGGCTCGTTCATTGAAACTTTTGCGCACTCTTTAAAATATGATGTACGTGATTTTGCTGAAATTGCTTTGCTAGCAAAGCATCCCGTCAATCTAGGCTCCCGATGTACAGTTTTTATGAACTCCAAAGTGAAGCAGGTTCAGAAAGAAGGGGCTACTGTTGGAGATATTTCGGCAGGTCTGAGCTATTCCGTGATTAAAAATGCCCTCTATAAAGTAATTAAAGTGAAACGTCCCGAAGAACTCGGGAATAAGATTGTTGTGCAAGGGGGAACTTTCTATAATGAAGCAGTCCTGCGTGCTTTTGAAAAAATTTCCGAGCGTGAAGTAGTACGCCCCTCAATAGCTGGTCTTATGGGAGCTTACGGTTGTGCTTTAATTTCTATGGAAAATGAAAAAGTAAGTCAAGCTTCTAATATATTGGGGCTGGAAGACTTAGAAACATTCAGTACTCAAAAAGAATTTATGGTTTGTGGCCTATGTGAAAATAAGTGTAAAATGACCTTAACTGTCTTTAATGATGGCAGTAAATTCGTAACAGGTAATCGTTGTGAACGTGGCGCAGAAAAAGCAACACAAGTAAAAATCGATAAGCGCGATAAAAAAGTAAACCTTGTAGACTATAAATATAAAAAGCTTTTCAAATACCGTAGTCTGACAAAGAAAAAGCAAACGCAGGGAGAGATTGGTATCCCCCGTGTGCTTAATATGTATGAAAACTATCCACTTTGGCATACGATGTTGACGGATTTAGGCTTCCGAGTCGTTTTATCACCAAAATCCGACAAGGACCTTTTTGAAAAAGGAATTGAAACAATCCCTTCAGATACAGTATGTTACCCAGCTAAACTTTCTCATGGGCATATCATGGACTTGATTCAAAAAGATATTCCAGCTATTTTCTATCCTTCTGTTCTTTATGAACAAAAAGAACAAGCCAATGCTGAAAATAACTACAATTGTCCTATAGTTCAGTCTTATCCAGAGGTTATCCGTAACAACATCGATGAAATCCGAGATGGAAAAGTAAAATACCTTCATCCATTCATTAATCTAGCTGATCCTACAGGCGTCGCAGAAAATGTACATAAAGCTTTAGTTGCGCAAGGCTACACGCTGGAGTTAACGGAAGTGCAAGCCGCCGTTTTGCATGGTTTTGAAGAAATGGAAAGCTTTAAACAAGACATTCGGGATAAGGCCGAAGATCTTCTGATGCAGATTAATCTGAATAAAGAGAAAGCAATTGTTCTCTCTGGTCGTCCTTATCATTTGGACCCCGAAATTAACCATGGTATTGCCGAGATTATCACCCAAGAAGGCTTCCATGTGCTGACCGAAGACAGCATTGCGCACTTAGAAGAAGTGGCAGGACTTCGTGTAGTAAACCAGTGGGTATACCACTCACGCCTGTATGCGGCAGCGCAAGTCGTATGTAAAAATAAAAATCTTGAGATGGTTCAGCTGAATTCATTTGGTTGTGGTTTAGATGCGGTCACCACAGACCAAGTAGAAGAAATAATGCGCAACCATAATAAACTATATACAGTGCTTAAGATCGATGAAGGATCAAATATGGGTGCGGTACGTATCCGTTTACGTTCCCTTAAAGCCGCAGTAGCTGAGCGCAGCAGACATGGCATAGAAGAAAACACAGAGATTCAGGAAATTGTGGAAACACATCCTGTGTTTACAAAAGAGATGGCTAAAAAACACACGCTCCTTATGCCAATGCTGTCACCTATCCACCAAGAAGGTCTGCTAGATAATGCCTTTGCTGCATCTGGCTATAATGTAGTTGTGCTTCCTGAAACCCAAACTTCCGTTAATAACGGTTTGAAATTTGTCAATAATGATTCATGTTACCCTGCCATAATCACCATAGGACAATTGATTGAAGCACTACAATCTGGCAAGTATGATGTAAATAATACATCAGTAATGATGACACAAACCGGTGGTGGTTGTCGGGCGACCAACTATATTCCTTTATTACGTAAAGCACTTATTGATGCTGGATTCCCACAAGTTCCAGTAGTGAGCTTGTCTATGGGAAATCAAGGCACAGAAAAAGGCTTTAAATTTACGGTTCCCTTACTGACACGCTTTATGATTGCTGTCCTCTATGGAGATCTTTTCGAGCGTGTCGTCTACCGTACACGCCCTTATGAAGCTGAGGCAGGTTCCGTTGAAGCGCTGCATGCGAAGTGGTTGAAAAAAGCCCGTCACAATGTAAAATCGGCTTCCATTTTTGAATTTAATAAAAATATCAAACAAATCGTCAAAGACTTCGATAATATTGAACTCTTAGATATCAAGAAGCCTCGTGTGGGTGTCGTTGGTGAAATACTCGTTAAATACAGTAAAACAGCCAATAATGATATTGTCAGTATCATTGAAGAAGAGGGGGGAGAAGCAGTTGTTTTAGATTTGATAGGCTTTATGAACTACTCTTTGTATAATCAAATATGGAAAACAGAGGAGATTGGATTTGCTAAGAAAAATAAATTGATAGCAAAAACTTTTATCTCAATCATTAATATGCTTGAAAAACCAATGGATAAAGCTTTGCGTGCTTCACAACGCTTTGATGGTATTGAGTCTATTTATGAGATTGCAGCACATACTGAAGACATTGTTTCTGTGGGTAATCACACTGGAGAAGGGTGGTTCCTCACTGGAGAAATGATTGAGCTCTTAAAAAAAGAGGTGATGAACATTGTCTGTCTACAGCCTTTTGGCTGTCTGCCTAATCACATTGTAGGTAAGGGAATGCTTAAGGAACTCCGCCGCCAGTATCCAGGAGCTAATATTAGCCCCATTGACTACGATCCAGGTGTTTCGGCAGTTAATCAGCTTAACCGAATTCGTTTGATGATGACCACCGCTAAAAAAGCGATAAAAGAAGAAGCTATGGTTTAA
- a CDS encoding TetR/AcrR family transcriptional regulator, producing MAKLNDLRVLRTKKMITQAFFSLLRKKKFEKISIQEIADAAMINRATFYAHYADKQDLYDSLIDTFIMDFIKILDEQNPVDGTNVYVNDIEKMLARFYDFVRENPEVAQIVIDKSQDQTIINRFIEILTERYTELFDKLEIREHDVVVPSDFVISYITSILAGTLKWWVSSSSSMKAKDFAHLIVKLISNGHLTVLGVNIKS from the coding sequence ATGGCTAAACTCAATGATCTCCGCGTTTTAAGAACGAAAAAAATGATTACCCAGGCCTTCTTCTCTTTATTAAGAAAGAAAAAATTTGAAAAAATATCTATCCAAGAGATAGCTGACGCCGCTATGATTAATCGAGCTACTTTTTATGCACATTATGCGGATAAGCAAGACTTGTATGACAGTCTTATTGATACATTCATCATGGATTTTATCAAGATTTTAGACGAGCAAAATCCAGTGGATGGCACCAATGTCTATGTCAATGACATCGAAAAGATGCTTGCCCGCTTTTATGACTTTGTTCGAGAAAATCCAGAAGTGGCACAAATTGTTATTGATAAATCTCAGGATCAGACCATTATTAACCGTTTTATCGAAATTCTGACTGAACGTTACACTGAACTTTTTGACAAGCTAGAGATTCGTGAACATGATGTGGTGGTTCCCAGCGATTTTGTCATAAGTTATATCACCTCAATCTTAGCTGGTACACTTAAGTGGTGGGTCTCCTCATCAAGTTCCATGAAAGCAAAGGATTTTGCACATTTGATTGTCAAATTAATTTCTAATGGTCATTTGACTGTCCTTGGTGTCAACATAAAATCATAA
- the glpK gene encoding glycerol kinase GlpK, with the protein MQAKYIMAIDQGTTSSRAIIFDKYGQHIGSSQKELQQHFPQAGWVEHDANEIWNSVQSVISEAFIASGIKPSEVGAIGITNQRETTVIWDKKTGLPIYNAIVWQSRQSADIADKLKKQGYSDFIHQKTGLVIDSYFSATKIRWILDHVEGAQERAERGELLFGTIDSWLVWKLTDGETHVTDYSNASRTMLFNIHSLEWDQEILDLLNIPNSLLPKPVSNSEVYGMTKMYHFFGSEVPISGMAGDQQAALFGQMAFEPGMIKSTYGTGAFIVMNTGKQAQLSDDLLTTIGYGINGEITYALEGSVFVAGSSVQWLRDSLKMIGNSKESEAAALASTNDDEVYVVPAFVGLGAPYWDQEARGAIFGITRGTSNNDIIKATLQGIAYQVKDIIDAMQKDTGIDIPLLKVDGGAANNKYLMQFQADILNIPVQKAKDLETTALGAAFLAGLAIGFWKDIDEIKASYKEGQVFTPQMEEERRQKLYQGWKKAVEATCVFK; encoded by the coding sequence ATGCAAGCAAAGTATATCATGGCTATTGATCAAGGGACGACAAGCTCGCGCGCTATCATTTTTGATAAATACGGTCAACATATCGGAAGCTCTCAAAAAGAGTTGCAGCAACATTTCCCCCAAGCTGGCTGGGTCGAACATGATGCAAACGAAATTTGGAATTCTGTACAGTCCGTTATTTCTGAAGCCTTTATTGCCTCAGGCATCAAACCTTCAGAAGTTGGCGCCATCGGAATCACTAACCAACGTGAAACCACTGTAATATGGGACAAAAAAACAGGATTACCGATTTATAATGCTATCGTTTGGCAATCTAGGCAATCGGCCGATATCGCTGATAAGTTAAAAAAACAAGGTTATTCCGATTTCATTCATCAAAAAACTGGACTCGTCATTGATTCTTATTTTTCTGCAACTAAAATAAGATGGATTTTAGACCATGTTGAAGGCGCTCAAGAAAGAGCAGAACGAGGGGAATTGCTGTTTGGAACCATTGATAGCTGGTTAGTTTGGAAGCTCACAGACGGCGAAACTCACGTCACGGATTACTCAAATGCAAGCCGCACGATGCTCTTTAATATTCACAGCTTAGAATGGGATCAAGAAATATTAGATCTTTTAAATATCCCAAATTCATTGCTTCCAAAACCGGTATCAAATTCGGAAGTGTATGGCATGACAAAAATGTATCATTTCTTTGGTTCAGAAGTTCCTATTTCAGGTATGGCAGGTGATCAGCAAGCCGCTTTATTTGGTCAAATGGCTTTTGAACCAGGAATGATAAAAAGTACCTATGGTACAGGAGCTTTTATCGTGATGAATACAGGGAAGCAAGCACAACTCTCTGATGATCTTTTAACTACCATTGGTTATGGTATCAATGGCGAAATCACTTATGCTCTGGAAGGCTCTGTCTTTGTTGCTGGCTCTTCTGTGCAGTGGCTTCGTGACAGCTTGAAAATGATTGGGAACAGTAAAGAATCAGAAGCCGCAGCTCTTGCTTCAACAAATGATGATGAAGTTTATGTTGTACCCGCCTTTGTCGGTCTTGGTGCACCTTACTGGGATCAAGAGGCGCGGGGCGCTATTTTTGGGATTACTCGTGGGACCAGCAACAATGATATCATCAAAGCTACTTTGCAAGGTATTGCTTATCAAGTGAAAGATATTATTGATGCCATGCAAAAAGATACTGGGATTGATATCCCCTTGCTCAAAGTTGATGGCGGTGCAGCTAATAATAAATATCTGATGCAATTTCAAGCAGATATCCTTAATATTCCTGTTCAAAAAGCTAAAGATCTTGAAACAACAGCTTTAGGGGCAGCCTTTTTAGCTGGTTTAGCTATTGGCTTTTGGAAAGACATTGATGAAATAAAAGCTTCCTATAAAGAAGGACAAGTGTTCACACCTCAGATGGAGGAAGAACGGCGACAAAAGCTTTATCAAGGATGGAAGAAAGCTGTTGAAGCTACGTGTGTTTTTAAATAA
- the nagB gene encoding glucosamine-6-phosphate deaminase — MKVITVKNQLEGAKIGFDLLKEAMENGAKTFGLATGSTPVEFYNQIVKSDLDFSDMTSVNLDEYVGLDGSDEQSYRYFMSKHLFNEKPFKENFLPNGKAEDLEAEAKAYDQIIAEHPIDFQILGIGQNGHIGFNEPGTPFEETTHVVDLQESTIKANARFFENEEDVPRKAISMGIASIMTAKSIVLMAYGESKAEAIKGMVEGEITEDMPASILQKHADVVVIADEAAASLLNK; from the coding sequence ATGAAAGTTATCACTGTAAAAAACCAACTTGAAGGCGCAAAAATCGGCTTTGACTTACTTAAAGAAGCTATGGAAAATGGTGCTAAAACGTTTGGTCTTGCGACAGGTTCAACTCCAGTAGAATTCTATAATCAAATCGTTAAATCTGATCTTGATTTTTCTGATATGACATCAGTAAACTTGGACGAATATGTGGGACTTGATGGTTCTGATGAACAATCTTACCGTTACTTCATGAGCAAGCATCTTTTCAATGAAAAACCGTTCAAAGAAAACTTTTTACCAAATGGTAAAGCAGAAGATTTAGAAGCGGAAGCTAAAGCTTACGATCAAATTATTGCTGAACATCCTATTGATTTCCAAATTCTTGGCATTGGTCAAAATGGTCACATTGGTTTCAATGAACCTGGCACTCCATTTGAAGAAACTACACATGTTGTGGATCTCCAAGAAAGCACAATCAAAGCCAATGCTCGTTTCTTCGAAAACGAAGAAGATGTTCCACGTAAAGCTATTTCTATGGGTATCGCATCAATCATGACAGCTAAATCAATCGTTTTGATGGCTTATGGTGAATCAAAAGCAGAAGCAATTAAAGGTATGGTTGAAGGTGAAATCACTGAAGACATGCCAGCATCTATCTTGCAAAAACATGCAGATGTTGTTGTTATTGCAGATGAAGCAGCAGCAAGTTTGTTAAATAAATAA
- a CDS encoding LCP family protein, with translation MEKETYRRTRGKKATKKRSKFLKIIGSIILVLLLALAGLGIFFYQSSKTAINKANTLHLTQAAPVNLKNSETFTTLILGTTHVENKKVLMTSSFTSTNAPLKKTSLINVQPLLLFPDQTSLYQVYAQGGEEAVSKQFNEKLGKSTNKIVEINFDNIGKLVEASGGIVVQNTAAFVSKGYKFEQGSVVLKTNDEVSAYLHLLNAEDQKGYTERLQDVAMATFDNLKKPSVLAPHSLAILKSFPEVINSNISFSEFMSILSHYHQSLKVNKINVHASKIPGSSVKMITQETLDKVKGKFDKTFN, from the coding sequence ATGGAAAAAGAAACTTATAGACGTACACGCGGAAAAAAAGCTACTAAAAAAAGAAGCAAATTTTTGAAAATCATCGGAAGCATAATCCTTGTTTTACTCCTCGCCTTAGCTGGTTTAGGGATATTCTTCTATCAAAGTTCAAAAACAGCAATCAATAAAGCCAATACCCTGCACCTCACACAAGCAGCTCCTGTTAACCTAAAGAATTCAGAAACTTTTACGACCTTGATTTTGGGCACGACACACGTAGAAAATAAGAAAGTACTTATGACTTCAAGCTTTACTTCTACAAATGCCCCGCTTAAAAAGACGAGTCTAATCAATGTTCAACCTCTGTTGTTATTTCCCGATCAGACCTCTCTTTATCAAGTGTATGCTCAAGGGGGAGAAGAAGCTGTAAGTAAGCAGTTCAATGAAAAATTAGGTAAATCTACTAATAAAATTGTTGAAATTAATTTTGACAATATTGGTAAACTGGTGGAAGCAAGTGGAGGGATTGTAGTTCAAAATACGGCAGCTTTTGTATCCAAAGGCTATAAATTTGAACAAGGTTCCGTTGTCCTAAAAACAAATGATGAGGTTTCAGCTTATCTCCACTTGTTGAATGCTGAAGATCAGAAGGGCTATACAGAGCGTCTTCAAGATGTCGCCATGGCTACATTTGACAATTTAAAAAAACCTTCTGTTTTAGCGCCACATTCTTTAGCAATTTTAAAGAGTTTCCCTGAAGTTATCAATAGTAATATCAGTTTCTCTGAATTTATGAGTATCCTTTCACACTATCATCAATCACTTAAGGTAAACAAAATAAATGTACACGCCAGTAAAATTCCTGGAAGCTCAGTTAAAATGATTACTCAAGAAACTTTGGATAAGGTCAAAGGAAAATTTGATAAGACTTTCAATTAA
- a CDS encoding phosphodiester glycosidase family protein — translation MKKRQNKKDKWGIVFIILLIVCVSVLMIFHFKSREKQPTNEQTRNVQHTDLEEGYITSSSSKKAAKSLEHILESTGEAQTVKLNSQKNDEKFTDLSSDSFKIYKANNVEVLKTATSIDAPAFSLEDMIQKYPDALIMNASGFNMNNMHITGFQMNNGKLFKDWGSDKRANNAFVINEDGSSQIYDSTVPASTIIENGGKISFSFGSVLIREGKVQKNDGSVNWMIHSFIANDEENNLYLIISDTSTGYEPIMSKFKELNLKNVVVMDGGGSSQMAYKGKVIYPSQDQRSVNDFIILK, via the coding sequence ATGAAAAAAAGGCAAAATAAGAAAGATAAATGGGGTATTGTTTTTATCATTCTATTGATTGTGTGTGTGAGTGTACTTATGATTTTCCACTTTAAAAGTCGAGAGAAGCAACCTACAAATGAACAGACTCGAAATGTACAGCACACAGATTTAGAAGAAGGCTATATCACATCGAGTAGTTCAAAAAAGGCAGCAAAATCCTTGGAACACATTCTTGAAAGTACAGGAGAAGCGCAGACGGTAAAACTGAATTCTCAAAAAAATGATGAAAAGTTTACCGACCTATCTTCGGATAGCTTTAAAATATACAAAGCCAATAATGTCGAAGTATTAAAAACGGCGACTTCCATTGATGCTCCAGCTTTTAGCCTAGAAGATATGATACAAAAATATCCCGACGCTTTAATCATGAATGCCTCTGGTTTCAATATGAACAACATGCACATAACAGGTTTTCAGATGAACAATGGTAAGCTTTTTAAGGACTGGGGGTCAGATAAAAGAGCCAATAATGCCTTTGTTATTAATGAGGATGGAAGCAGTCAAATCTACGATTCCACTGTACCAGCCTCAACTATCATTGAAAATGGTGGAAAAATAAGCTTCAGTTTTGGTTCAGTATTAATTCGGGAGGGTAAGGTTCAAAAAAATGATGGTTCAGTGAATTGGATGATTCATTCTTTCATTGCAAATGATGAAGAGAATAATCTTTATTTAATCATTTCTGATACAAGTACAGGATACGAGCCAATCATGAGTAAATTTAAAGAATTAAATCTTAAAAATGTAGTAGTCATGGATGGAGGCGGTTCAAGCCAAATGGCATACAAAGGAAAAGTAATTTATCCTAGTCAAGATCAGCGCTCGGTCAATGATTTTATCATTCTTAAGTAA
- a CDS encoding CDP-glycerol glycerophosphotransferase family protein: MKFKSITLITLLALFYPFTFLFRVKQNRITFISLEHDNLSKDFKILHDNLVAEHQYDIRTLLFKFKPTVLGNLQYGLACIRQLFIIQSSKLVIIDYNNFVVSKFPHRKKVKVLEIWHATAALKKFGNCVQRDYEIKNYDYAIANSEYYKKIYAKAFNLPESKVLVTGIPNNDKIFDNHFVKETKNKLLKKYPSLENKKVITYAPTFRGRISTYFKEVSIDLERLHATLSKDYIIIYKAHPLISDSKYESNPKVLFIEDEPISSLFCITDVLITDYSAIAIDWMVFDKPIISYVPDFKSYSKKPGLTIDYLKEFPGPIAFSEAEVIEALQNPREDLYKQKRVNFYHKTYKYRDGKSTERVISMIRDIMSDETMIESVGETVEQ, from the coding sequence ATGAAGTTTAAATCCATTACTTTGATAACTCTTTTAGCTTTATTTTATCCTTTCACCTTTCTTTTTCGCGTAAAGCAAAACCGTATCACTTTTATCTCACTCGAACATGACAATCTGTCTAAAGATTTTAAAATACTGCATGACAACTTAGTCGCAGAGCATCAGTATGATATAAGAACTCTGCTCTTTAAGTTCAAGCCGACTGTGTTGGGAAATCTTCAATATGGGCTTGCTTGTATCCGCCAGCTTTTTATAATTCAAAGTTCAAAATTGGTCATCATTGATTATAATAACTTTGTTGTTTCAAAATTCCCGCATAGAAAAAAAGTAAAAGTACTAGAAATATGGCATGCCACGGCTGCCCTGAAAAAATTTGGCAATTGTGTTCAACGTGATTATGAAATCAAAAACTATGATTATGCTATTGCAAATTCTGAATATTACAAGAAGATTTATGCCAAAGCCTTTAATCTCCCTGAGTCTAAGGTTCTAGTTACGGGTATTCCAAACAATGATAAAATTTTCGATAATCATTTTGTGAAAGAAACGAAAAACAAACTTCTGAAAAAGTATCCATCCTTAGAAAATAAAAAAGTAATCACTTATGCTCCAACTTTTCGAGGGCGTATCAGTACTTATTTTAAAGAAGTTTCAATTGATTTAGAACGCCTTCACGCTACTTTAAGTAAAGATTACATCATTATATATAAAGCTCATCCGCTCATCTCTGACTCAAAATATGAGAGTAATCCTAAGGTCCTCTTTATTGAGGATGAACCTATTTCTTCACTTTTTTGTATCACAGATGTCTTAATTACAGATTACTCGGCTATTGCGATTGATTGGATGGTCTTTGACAAACCTATCATTTCTTATGTGCCAGACTTCAAAAGCTATTCAAAAAAACCAGGCTTAACGATTGACTATTTGAAAGAATTTCCAGGACCTATTGCCTTCAGTGAAGCGGAAGTGATTGAGGCTCTGCAAAATCCTAGAGAAGATTTATACAAGCAAAAAAGAGTTAATTTTTATCATAAAACGTATAAATACCGTGATGGTAAATCAACAGAAAGAGTCATTTCGATGATCCGAGATATTATGAGTGATGAAACAATGATAGAAAGTGTTGGGGAAACTGTAGAGCAATGA